CACACCATCTAAGTTGAAGGGGACCCCGGTTCTGAGATCGGATACAGGGGATTCTGAGCTCGACTTGGAGTTCAAGGGGCGGATCAAGGTCATCACTGGCTACAAACGCAGGAAGCTGGTGACTGTGGAATAGAGCCGCCTTTCAGGTCCCTGACGATTCCTTGAGAAGCAGCATGATCCAGTTGTCGTCCACTATCTTCTGCATAGAGGAGATCTCCGGCTCCGTCAAATGCTGGAACCTCCCCTGGACCTTCAGGTAGTCCACGATAGGCAGTCCCTTGCCCTTCCTCGTGATGTGCACCTTTCCCTCGTCTATCTCGTAGAGAGGAAACACTCTGGCGTCCACGGCTAGCCTGGCAATCTCGACGCTCAGGGACGGGTTCGTCTTCCAGCCAGGCGGACAGGGAGACAGAGCGTGAATGAACTTGAAGCCCTTGGTCCTCTTCGCCTTCTCGATCTTCTTGACGAAGTCCTCTGGGAAAGCCGGTGACACGGTTGCAGCATACGGTATCTTGTGTGCCTGCATGATCGCCATGATGTCCTTCTTGGATTCGTGCTTGAACCCGTGGCTCGTCCCCACGGGCGTGGTTGTGGTCCACGCGCCCCAGGGGGTGGAGCCGCTCCTCTGTATGCCGGTGTTCATGTAGGCCTCGTTGTCGTACATGACGTAAATCGCGTCCGTGCGCCTCTCGGCTGCACCCGACAACGCCTGGAGGCCAATGTCGACAGTCCCACCGTCCCCAGCGAATCCGACGACGGTGACATCCTCGACGCCTTTCACATCCAGAGCTGCCCTCAGCCCAGAGATGGCTGCGCCCGTGGCTTCGAACGCACAGTAGAGCAATGGCACCTTGAGGCAGTTGCTGGGCCAGTATCCCGGCATGACAGCCCAACAGCAAGCGGGGATTGTCACTATCGTTCGCTCGCCCAAAGCCTTGAGCATGTATCTCATCACGAGATTGGCTCCGCATCCGGGGCAGCCAGTGCTCCCGGGATAGGCGAACTCCTCGACTGGAATGGTGGTCTTGGTCATCATCGCCACCTCCTCGGCAACCCCGCTACATCGACCCATTCGACCTCGTCCTCCGCGCCGCGCTTTGATACGACCAGCATGTCCTCGAAGATCTTCTCCAGTATCTTCGGAGTTATGTCCCTTCCTCCCAACCCTGCGATGTAGTTCTTGACGACCGGGCGTTTCTGGCACGAGTAGATGGACGACTTGACCTCGGTGAACATCGCTCCCGCCGCCCCAAATGTGAAGCTCCTGTCGAGGACCGCGATCCCCTCGGTCTTTCCAGCCAGTGAACGGAACTCCTCGTGCGGGAACGGTCTGAATGCCCGGATCCTCGCAAGCCCGACGCGCATGCCTTTCGCACGCATTGCGTCGACGACATCCATCGCGGTTGCTGCGACCGAGCCAGCTGCCGCCATGATCACATCTGCATCGGCGCACTTGTACAGATCGAGCAGACCCCCGTGCTCTCTACCGAAGATGTGCTTGAACTCCTGCTCGACCCTTAGGATTCTCTCGCGGGCCTCCTTCATTCCCAGCATGGCCTTGTACCTGAACTCCATGTACTGGTCGGGTTTGACAAGGGAGCCGAAACCCATTGGTTTTCCCACCTCTATCTTGAGCTCGGGTGAATAGGCTGGCAAAAAGGAGTCGACCAGGGCCTGTTCAGGCACATCGACGGGTTCGGATGTGTGCGAGAGTATGAACGCGTCCTCCACTATCATCGCCGGGAGCATCACGCCGCTGGTCTCGCATATCTTGTAGGCCATGATGATTGTGTCGAGCACCTCCTGGTTGCTTCTGCAGAAGAACTGGAGCCAACCAGTGTCCCTCTGGGCGACCGTGTCCATGTGATCCGCCCAGACGTTCCACGGAGGGGCCATAGCCCGGCTGACGTTGGTCATGACTATAGGGAGCCGCGCCCCGGATGCCCACATCAGGACCTCGTGCATGAGCGTGAGCCCTTGCGAGCTTGTCGCAGTGTACGTCCTGGCTCCCGCTGTCTGGGCAGCGATGCATGCGGCCATCGCGCTGTGCTCACTCTCGACCGGGATGAACTTCGCCTTCAGTTCCCCGCTGGACACGAATTCCGCCAGCTTCTCCACGATCGAGGTCTGGGGCGTTATTGGGTATGCCGCAATGACCTCGGCCCTTGCCAGCTTCGCGCCGTACGCGGACGCGTAGTTGCCGGTCATGACCATCCTCATTGTTCACCCTCCTTGACCATGATGATGCACTTGGACGGGCACTCGAAGGCGCATATCCCGCAGCCCTTGCAGTACCTGAGATCGACGATCGGCTCGCCGTCCACGAGAGTTATGGCTGCATCTGGGCAGAACTTCCAGCAGATCGTGCACTTCTTGCACTTCTCCTTGTCCACGACCGGCTTGACCACCCTCCAGAGGCCAGTGATGTTCATTGTACTCGGAGTGTCCGAAATCGGCGTCAGGGTGATCTCTTCATGACTCTTGGTCATATTGTTGCCTCGACCGTTCGCTGGTACGCTTCCTTCGCAGCGGCCACGTTCTCCTCTTCCTTGACTGGGGCCTCCTCTCGGATGCTGTCGAGGATCGCCTCCAGGCTGACTGTATCGCACATTCTAGCGAACCCTCCCATGATGGCCGTGTTTACGATCGGTGCCGTCTGAGAGCCAATCCCGTGGGACGCAGCGACCGACGTTGCGTCGATGACGAAATACTTGAACCTGGGCGGAAGGTTCTCCAGCTTCTTCCCCTCCGGATAGTTGATAAGTACGCGGCCCTCCGGTTTCAGTCCTTCGAGAATGTCCACACCTCTCAACAGAGAATTGTCGAGCACGACCACGTAGTCAGGTTCGTAGATGCTGGACTTGATTCGTATCGGCTTGTCATCTATGCGCGCGTATGCGGTCACCGGGGCGCCCCGGCGCTCGACGCCGAAGAATGGGAATGCGGAAACCTCGAACCCCATCTTGAACGCTGCCTTCGCCAGGACCTCAGAGGCGATGACCACCCCTTGGCCACCTCTCCCATGGAACCTGACTTCCATCAATGGAAACACCGATTGACGCGATAGAAGGTCTGACATATTAAGTGTTGACCAACCTACCATGCGTGGTGAAGGTTGCGGCAGGTCTGGCATCTTCGGGTGAACATTGCCTCCCCCGCACGTAGTTACATATCCTGTATGCCTCTATTCCCTGCGTGAAGAAGCTGTTCATTGGGCTCTACGCACGGACGTTCTGCCACACGACAGAGGATCTGGCGAAGGTCAAGGAAGCCATGACAAACGTCCTTGGAGATTTCGAGCTGAGAATCTCAAAGACCGAGGGACATCACGGGAACCCCATCACTGTCATCGAGTCCACTGTCGACAAAATGAATGGCATATCCGGGTTCTTCGCCAAGGTCGATGATCACGACCTTTCTTTGATAGAGGATACGCTGGCAACTCGTGTTGATGACGGCTGCAACCTCTTCCTCAAGATTGACAAACAGGAGGCTTTTCTCGGCAAGGTGAAGCTGGGTCATGAAGACGACGTCATCTCTCTGAGGATACGCGTGGCCGCGTTCCCGGCAACGTGCGAGGTCGCTCAGAACAATATCAGAGAATACTTGGCCCTGGAACGAGCGAGGAGAGGCGGAACAGCGACTACTTCCAGCACAAGCCACGTAGACGATTGATTATTATAATGAGGACACGTCTGCGGGAATCGCACGTGCAGGGGTAGCCAAGTCCGGTCAACGGCGCAAGGCTTAGGACCTTGTCCAGCAGTGGTTCCGCGGTTCGAATCCGCGCCCCTGCACCATTGCCTATCCCTTCTTCTTCAAGAACAACTCACAGCCTGAAGCATACTCCTCAGGTGAAAGCCATTTCCGGTACTTTCCATCTGGGAAGCAACCTCGATGGTTCCCGCGCGCAGAGTACCATTTCGCAGGTACTGCAGGTTCTGCCCGTGTTACGCCTAAGAGATGCGAGTATGATCATCTCCTCGCGAGTGTAGCCTTCCGCTGGATGCTTCTGATTGACCTTCACGGAGTGGGAATCCCTCAACTCGCTATTTCATTTTTCGCGCGCGAGCGCAGGTCGGAGATATATATGGCCCACGCGTTTCCCTCGCCCGTGAAGTACCTATACTGCCCGCAATGCAAGGAGCTCAGAGTGAAGAGCTGGTATCAGGTCAGAAATGTGTGCTCCAGGTGCTTCAGTGTTGCGACCGCGATCGAGATTCCTAGGAATTGGATGACATACGTCTCGTACGTTCTCTATGTCGTCGTCCCAGCACTAATAGGCGCAAATCGAATCACTGGCTCAGCAACATATCTCCGGCTGGCAATCATAGGCCTCGTTGTGATGTTGATCGTCTCATATATGAACATAGTGCGTGGGGAGAAGTTCGCAAGGACCAAGATCAAAGTAGCCGGCTCGAACCTAGACCAGTTCAGGAAGAAGGGTTGGGCATAGGATGAGTTCGGCAAGGTAGACCATTGCGCCTGACCCCGGGATTTCGGTCGAACTCGCATAGGCGTTCTTGGTCGCCTCAGGCACGCATGGAATCGAAAGCACCGGTCCAGAGAGGTCATCGCCCATTTCAAGCACCAGCAGGTAGGGTTCGAATGCTGGGTTGCACACAGCCCTCAGCATGTCACAGATGAGGCTGTTCAGACGATTGAATTGCATCATGTCATGTCCGGCCTCCAGCGCACGCAGCTCGATGGCGAGAGACTCGGCAGCAGTCGTGCGGTCGTCCATGTAGAATGGTTGACCGAGATCCACGACAACGGATTCGCACAACGATGTCGCAAGGAACGTCCGCAGGATTTCCGCGGGGTCTGTGTCGCCGCCAATACTGTTCCCCTGGGAGTGATTGGGGAGGGGTGTGACGTAGGACATGAGAATGTTTGAAACCAAAACGGCCCCGATGAAGAAGATGATTGCGTCCATTACCGCCAGCTGAGCACTGATCTCACCATCGGATCTACCACACAACCGATCTCACCTCGAGCATGATAGTCCTTCCATAACCGTCAAGGACGTTGAGCAGTCGAGAACAGTATCCGGTGGTATTCGGTTGCGCTGTGTCGTTGTCGGACCCGGTATTCAACCAGGTGTAGGATGGATATCTGGAAATGATGGCAATCAGGTAATGCCTCTCACCAACGACCCTACTTGCGATGTCAGAGATGTCGACGTTCTGCGCTGATGATACAGACGGCATCAGGCCTGGCGTTTCCGGCCTGAGCAACCGAGACATGACGCTGTTCACCAGATCCTCAGCTAGGGAGTCAAGCTCCTCCTGGACCTGGACAGCATTCAGATTCCGGGAAACCCACGTTCCACAGAGGACTAGAGTCGCCACCCCCACAAGGACGAACATGAGGACGGGAAGGTCCTCGAAGAAGCCCGCGACTCCTGCGTCATCTGCCTTCATGATCATCCGGAGCGTCGGTGATGGTTGGCTTCATAGTCACTACATGTAGCCTACGACCGTGGAATCCGTAGAAGAACCGCACATGCCATGCTTCATGGCATGAGACACCGCCAAGGACCCGCCAAGAAACTGGCTCCGAGCATGAGCCCCGAATCGATCTGCCCACACAACTACACTGAAGAGGAGGCGCTCCAGCTGGAGATCGACTGCGGTTCGTGCACAGGCGCGAACGACCTCATGAACAACAGATGTTTGACGGGCGTGATGAACATCATCGCGGCCGGGGCGGTGCCGGAGGCGATTATCCTCAAGAGGTTCATCCACAAGAGGTACAGAGGGGACGCTGTGAAATTGGCAGCACTGGCGGCGCGGGAGCTGGCCACACTGAACAGAGCAATCGCATCAGCAGAGACGCCGTCTGACAAGAAGTGTCGGACATGTCCTTCTAGCAAGGAGCTGGCGATGATTGCGATGAGGCGCAGGCTGCTCTCGAGCCCAATCAAGTACATGCCCGGGAAAGGGGTAGACCCATCACAGCTTGCGGAAGAACTGACGGTCGAAGGCTGTCCGATGGCTCGCAGATGCGTGGACGAGGCGCTCGCGGTGAGCGTGCTCCTATCAGGGGGGGAATGAGTGTTGTCGAGGCCTCCTCCTCCGAAGATCGTGCATGGCGGACGGCCACCCATCCAAGGGACGCAGACGCCGGTCCTGGTGCTAAAGCCCACTCCCAAACCCTCCCTGTCGGTAGCGCAGTTCGAGACACGACCGTGCTTCGCATCATCCTGGGTAGAGTCCAAGGCCGCAATTGAGAGCGAAGTCGTAGCGCGATACGAGATATCGGGAGTCGGCGTGACCATATCGTCCCCTGAGAGTTCCAGCTGCGGACTCTACACAATCGATCCTCCTGAGTACAAGCTCAATCCATTACAGCTGCAGGCCCTAGCAGGCGCGATATCCGAGGTCACGCGGGCAGCTCCAGCCGACCTGGAGGTGAGCTCCTTGGGGACCGTCAGACCGTACATCAAGGCTAGGGCGAAGGACTTCATATTCTCACAACTCGCCAGGAGATCCAGAGAAGAGACTGTTGGAATGGTCCTCGACAGAGAGGCAGACCATCTGTCAGAGCTTCTATGCAAGTACACCGCAGGCTACGGAGTCCTGGAGACGCTGTTGGAGGACCGACTCATACAGGATATCTACGTCGACGCGCCCTCGAGCCAGACGCCGGTACAGGTGGTCCTTCGGTCGGATGCGGGGCCGCGCGTCAGACAGAAGTGTCGGACGAACATATTGGTGGGCAGGAAAGACATCCAGGGTTTCGTCTCCCGCATCAAGCTTGAGACCGGGCTGCCGTTCTCAGAGGCACATCCTGTCCTCGAGGCAGACATAAAACGCTTGGGGGCACGGGTCACCCTCGTCGGGCCTCCCTTGAGTGAGAAAGGGGTTTCCGTTGCGATCAGGAAGCATTCTACCAACCTGTGGACAATTCCAAGGTTGATCGCCAACGGCTCGCTCTCTCCCCTGCTTGCGAGCTTCCTGTGGGCATGCGTGATCGGCCGAAGGACTGTCCTCGTAGCTGGCAGCAGAGGGGCTGGCAAGACCACCCTACTTGGAGCGATAATGCTCGAGTTCCCCCTGTCCCAGAGGATAATCCTGATAGAAGACACACCTGAGCTCTCGGTCCCGCGCATGCAAGAGCTGGGGTACGATGTGCAGACGCTGAGGTTTTCCGGAGCCAGTGAGGAGGGTGTCGCGTCGGCACAGGAGGCACTCAGAGTCAGCCTCAGGATGGGAGAGAGCGCGATCGTGATTGGGGAGGTCAGGGGCGCAGAGGCCAAAGTGCTCTACGAGAGCATGCGCGCGGGGAGTGCGGGGTCGTCGGTCCTCGGGACCATCCATGGCAACTCCGCCAAGGGCGTTCTGGACCGAGCGGTCGAGGACCTGGGGGTCTCGGAGAGGGCCTTCTCGTCAACCGACATAGTCGTCGTGATAGGCCTCGTGCGGTCTCCTGACGGTTCGAGGTTCAACAGGCGGGTCGTAGAGGTCGCCGAGGTGAGGGAGAGAGGCCAGAGCGTAGAGCTTGTCAGTCTTTTCACGACGGAGGCGGGCTGCACATGCGCAAAGCCGACTTCGGACTTCTCGCCTGACTGCAAGACCATCAAAGGCATCGCGTATGCGTTGGACATCAGTCCAGTGACGATCATGGACATCATCAGGGCGAGGGCACATGCTGACCAGCTCGTGTCAGAGGCCGATGGTGTCTGGGGAGAGGACGAGGCCAGAGTCCGGTCGAACGAGGTGCTCACGAGGTGCCTGTTCGGGAATGACGGCCCGGAGACGGGCCTCAGAGAATGGAGGAGTTGGCTCGATGCAAGGATGTCGAGATGATCAGCAAGCTCACATGCTCTTCGTGTCCTTATGCGTTCGATTGGAGCGACTAGGTTCGAAACTGGGAATCGGAGCTAGAAGCTCGCCGAAAGGAATTGCACGACGGGCCAGAGGAACGAGGACATTACTGGACGTCAGGGCGAAGCTGGACCTTGCGGGGATCGATGTTCCGCCAGGAACAGTTCTCGCCGCGGCAAAGACCCTTGCCGTCCTGATGGGCTTATCTCTGGCGGTCTTCGCGGTTGCCGTTCTCCTCGTAGGGGCACACTCTTACCTCATCCCCTCGGTCTTCCTGGGGGCTATCGCGCCTCTTGTGTCAAGGGAGGTCCTTCTCTCATATCCTGGGAGCGCAGCGAACAAACGCGCGTCTGAGGTCCTCAAAGGGTCTCCGGAAGCCGCGAACCTCATGATCATGAGCCTGAGGCACGAGCCCTCGCTGTCTAAGGCGATCAGGTTCGCCTCCAAGAGGAGCAACGCATTCTCACAAGAACTTGGCAACTGCATCTGGTACGTGGTGATGGGCAAGCATGCGAGCTTTGAGGAGTCACTACAGGAGCTTGGGGGCAGGTGGGCTGCATACGGGAACGAGCTCAAAGCCTCTCTGAACGCGATGGTCACTGCATCGTGCGAAGCGACCGAGGACGGCAAGAGGAGGGCCCTCGACAGGGCCAATCATTCCATGATATCGGGAGCGAAGAGAAGGATCGAAGAGTACGCGCTCTCGCTGTCCGCCCCCAGCATGATGATGTTCGGGCTCGGGATCCTCCTGCCGCTGATGGTCGGTTCGTTCCTGCCGATGCTGTCATGGAACCTCTGGTCTCCCGAGACCGTCGGAGAGGGTTCGCTTTTGCAGGATCAAGGACAGGCGACGCTCGAGACCGTCTTCCTGATGAATGTCATGTTCCCGGCGATAGCCGCGCTTGTTGCCACGAGCGCTGCATCGCGTCATCCCATTGAGACCCACAGTAGGCATGTATCCAGGAAGGGGCTCGTCACGGCATCCAGGGCGCTCCCTGTCCTCGCACTGAGCGGGGCTGCATGCGTCCTTTCGGTGATTCTCCTGGAGGGTATGCAGATGTCGCTTGCACTCCTCCTCAGCTCGATCGCGCCCCCGTCCGCCATCATGATGCTCATCGGGAGGGAGGGACCGCAGGCGGGGTCGAAGCTTGCTGAAGGTGATGTGGAGGACGCATTGTTCAAGACCGGCGCCCGGATGCTAGAGGGAGAGAATTTCGAGGCTGCGCTGAGCAAGGCCGGGCTGGAGATGCACGGGCCCGCAGGAGATCGAGTAAGACGGCTCTCATTCGGCTCGATAGTCTCTGGCAGAGATACTGCTGTTATGGAAATGGAGGACAAGGCGGAAGAACCTGGCCAGAACGCGCTCGATGGCATCAGGGTCGTCAAGGAAGCTGCCTCCAAGGACGAGCGCGCGGCCGGAGTATTGGCCATGGACCTCGCAGCCTACCTCAAGGATCTGCACGACCTCGAAACCACCTTGAAGAACCGACTGAAGCCCACCATCTCGATGATGAGGCTAACGGCATACGCGCTCGGCCCCATAGTCCTGGGCGTAACATTCGCGATATACATGTCCCTAGCGGGAATGATGGGATCTGGCTCCGCGGGAATCTCCGCTGAAATCTTCTTCCTGGTGCTCGGCGTGTTCCTGGCAGAGACGAACGCAGTCGTAGCGTACTTCGTCTGGGGGATCGAGGGCAAGAGGGACAGGAGAGAGCTTCTTCGTTCGCTGGGTGCGTACATACTGGTGTCTGGGCTCGTATATAGCGCGACAGCGATGATCGTAGCTTGACAGAACAAGCGCCGGGACTACTTCGCGGGCTTGACCTTGCTCGAGAGCTTCTCCAAGTTCCTCTCCAGGAGGGCCAGCTCCTTCGTGTCAAAGGCTCTCGGGTCGACTGGTATGATCATAATAGCCGTGCTCTGGGATATGTGGTCGTTCACCTGGTCTATGACTCTGAGGACCTTGTTGAAATCGTTGTTGGAGACCAGATACTCCAGGCCGTCCAACAGTATCACGCCGCAAGGGTTCTGCTCAATGAACTGTATGAGGGTATGGGTCAAGATGCCGAGGTTGGTCGGGGAAATGACATCCTGTCCCGTCCGCGTCGCCAGCCAGTACAAAGGAGTCTGCTCCAGACCGTACTTCTGCTTGATCATGTCCGGGTGCTGCCGGCTAATTGCCAGACCGACGGCCTTTACGGAGTGGTCTCCGGAGCTCGTTGATATTATGTTCACGAACGCGTCGAAGCTGATATCTGGCGGAGACTCCTCGACGACATAGGATTTGCCACCGGCCAGGTTGTACTTCCTGGTTATTCCGAGGCCTTTATCCTCACTCGCCTTGTCGAACCTGGGCCTCTTTGAAAAGAGGCCCATCTAATCACTCCACATGGCCAGCGTGGAGCTTAGCGCGATCTCATTTGTCGGTTTAAGGAGAAAATCCTTTGCTCCCGCGTCCATGCTCTCGCGTATCATCTTCTTGTTGATTATGGAGCTCATTGCCACAATCGTTGCCGTAGGGTCGATCTCAAACATCGCTTTCGTGAGCTCAACTCCTGACTTACCTGGCAGGATCATGTCGATGAAAGATATATTGGGCTTCTCCCGCTTGAAGACCTCGATTCCTTCGTCGAAGTCCTTCGCCTCGACGACATCATGGAATCCCACCCTGACCAGGAGTTCGATCATTACCTTCCTGAAGGCCTCAGAATCGTCGACAACAAGTATCCTCATGTCAATCACGGAACTTCAGTTCGTTATTGTCTGAGATGGTATTTATCGTTGGCTGAAGAACAAGGGGAGATGGGCAGGCAATTAGCTTCCTGACGCAATGCCCTTCCTCCGATTCCTTTTGGAGCACGACGTCCATTCAAGGTTGCGTGCGTACAGGGAAGGGACTTAGATGCTACCCATCTCGGATATTCATGTGTCGGCCTAGGTCATAAATCTATCCCCTACTGTAAGTGAGAACATCTGCTCGTCGACGCTTTGATGAGGACGGTTCTATTGCATCATAGGGTGGTGACGCTCAGGTCGCCTCTCCGATGCAACTCGTTCCATTCGGCTCCGACCGTGCGGCCATCTCTGGCTCGCATAGAATCATCATCACGTCATGCTGGAACGCGCCGGGGTCGAACCGTAGACCCCCTGCCATCCCGTTCGAGATGGCTGTCTGCAGCAGGTTTAGACTGGCATTGACATGTCTATCGAGGCGCCAGCCACCTCGAACGCCGATACAAGATGCTTGGCATACATTCTGGGATGTTCTTGGCGATAATCCTTGTACGTGAGTGTGACCAAGGCGTTTCTCGAGGTCACTCTCGCCTGGAGACCGACTCTGACCGCGTTGTTGACGGCCAATCTGAAGTCCTCGAGAAGGTATTTCGCCTCCGATGGAAGGTCCGTATCCAACCGGAAGACGACTCCCTTGATCAGCATCTCGTCCTTGACGATGACCAGTATATAACACTTCTCCGATTACATGTAGCAATTGGGGACCGTGGCTACGCTTTCTGACGTCTTCATCACCCGAATTGCTCCAGAACCAATGAGGACAAACAATTATATACTGGCACGAGGATTCTTTGAAAACGCCTTTTAGTAGATTAGTTTTCAATGACGGTGTTCATTAATGACGGACATTGAGGAAGTCAAGACCGGGACTACGACCATAGGTGTAGTGTGCAAAGACGGCGTCGTCATGGCGACGGAGATGCGGGCAACGATGGGCACTCTCATCGCCCATAAGACGACCCAGAAACTGTTCAAGATCGATGACAACATAGGGCTCACAGTGGCCGGTGTTGTCGGGGATGCACAGACCCTTGCGAGATACATCGGCGCAGAGGTGGAGCTGTACAAGCTGAAGAGAGGTCAGCCCATGACGGTCAGATCAGCCGCCACTCTGACATCGAACATCCTGGCTGGTAGCAGGTTCTACCCGTACTACGTGGGCCTTATCCTTGGAGGTATCGATAGGGATGGCGGGCATGTCTATGCCCTAGACATGGTAGGTGGCGCAATCCCGGATGATTACGTGACCACGGGCTCCGGATCTCCGTTCGTCTATGGTGTTCTCGAAGATCACTACGAGAAGGGCATGTCCGTAAGTGACGGCATGGACCTGGCCATACGGGCCCTTCACGCAGCCATGAGAAGGGATTCCGCTTCCGGCGACGGCTACGCTGTCGCTTCCATCACGAACGAGGGCTTCGTGATATTGGACGAGAAGGATGTCCAGAAGCGACTCGCGAAGATGAAGCTGACCTGACCAGCGCAGTATCGTCTATGAAGGCATTTCTGCCGACAACCTATTCAATTCAGCTGAGTGAAATAGATGGGCATTGAGAAGATTCTAGAAGAGGCAAGAGAGGCGGTCAAGAAGACCATCCCTTCAAACATCGAAGTCACGGATGTCGATTTCGAGGGTCCGGTCATAGTCATCTACACCAAGAACCTGGAGGAGTTCGCCCACAACAACGACCTCGTGAGGCAACTAGCCCAGAGCCTGAGAAGAAGAGTCGCGATCAGGCCGGACCCGACAATGCTGGCAAAGACCGAGGACGCCGAGGAGCGGATCCGTAGGATCATTCCTGAGGAGGCAAAGATCACCAACATCTACTTCGACGACGACACAGGCGAGGTAACGATAGAGGCGATCTCGCCAGGACTGGTCATCGGAAAGCACGGTGTTGTGCTGAATGAGATCAAGAAGGAGATCGGCTGGGCGCCGAAGGTCGTGCGCGCGCCTCCGATCCCGTCGAAGACAGTCAGCGAGATCAGGAGCTACCTCAGAAAGATGCAGGACGAGCGCAAGGAGTTCCTCAAGAAGGTTGGCAGGAAACTCATGCGGCCCAGACTGAACGATGAGACCTGGCTGAGGATCACATCTCTGGGTGGCTACAGGGAGGTCGGAAGGAGCGCCACGCTCATGATGACCAGGGAGAGCAAGGTGCTCATCGATTGCGGTGTCGCGGTATCCGCAGAAGATGGCGGTTCGACGCCGTACCTTAGCGCTCCGGAACTGCAACCTATGGATTCGATAGACGCAGTTGTCATCACACACGCTCACCTCGACCACTGCGGGCTTCTGCCAGTTCTATTCAAGTATGGCTACGAAGGGCCAGTATACTGCACCACGCCCACCAGGGATATGATGTCGCTTCTGCAGCTGGACTTCATCAAAGTCGCCGTAGGGGAGGCCAAGAAGCCCCCGTACGAATCATCGCATATCAGAGAGGCGGTCATGCACTGCATACCGCTCAAGTACGGCGAGACCACGGACATCTCGCCCGATGTGAGGCTGACATTGCAGAACGCTGGACACATCCTCGGTTCGTCCATAGCACACTTCCATGTGGGCGACGGGCTCTACAACGTCGCATTCACCGGCGACATGAAGTTCGAGAAGTCGTGGCTGTTCAACGCCTGCGTCAACAAGTTCCCGAGACTGGAGACCCTGGTGATAGAGGCTACGTACGGTGGGTACCACGACATGCAGCCCAGCAGACAGGACGCTGGAAACCAGCTGAGGGAGATCGTCAGGGCAACACTGAGTCGCGGCGGCAAGGTCCTCGTACCTGTGTTCGCGGTCGGGAGATCTCAAGAGGTCATGCTGGTTCTTGAGGACTTGATGAGGAACCATCAGATCCAGAAGGCACCCATATACCTCGACGGGATGATCTGGGAGGCGACGGCGATCCACACAGCCTACCCTGAATACCTCAACAGCCAGCTGAGGACGCAGATCTTCCAGATGGGAGAGAACCCGTTCCTGTCCGATATATTCAAGCGGGTCGACAGCGCGGACATGAGGGAGACCATCTGCAACGATCCGGAGCCGTGCATCGTTCTCGCCACGAGTGGCATGATGAACGGAGGGCCCGTGATGGAGTACTTCAAAGCCTGGTGTGACAACGAACTCAGCACTATAACCTTCGTCGGTTACCAGGCGGAGGGGACGATGGGCAGGAAGATCCAGAAGGGCTGGGGGGAAATCAATCT
This DNA window, taken from Candidatus Thermoplasmatota archaeon, encodes the following:
- the psmB gene encoding archaeal proteasome endopeptidase complex subunit beta, coding for MEEVKTGTTTIGVVCKDGVVMATEMRATMGTLIAHKTTQKLFKIDDNIGLTVAGVVGDAQTLARYIGAEVELYKLKRGQPMTVRSAATLTSNILAGSRFYPYYVGLILGGIDRDGGHVYALDMVGGAIPDDYVTTGSGSPFVYGVLEDHYEKGMSVSDGMDLAIRALHAAMRRDSASGDGYAVASITNEGFVILDEKDVQKRLAKMKLT
- a CDS encoding beta-CASP ribonuclease aCPSF1; the protein is MGIEKILEEAREAVKKTIPSNIEVTDVDFEGPVIVIYTKNLEEFAHNNDLVRQLAQSLRRRVAIRPDPTMLAKTEDAEERIRRIIPEEAKITNIYFDDDTGEVTIEAISPGLVIGKHGVVLNEIKKEIGWAPKVVRAPPIPSKTVSEIRSYLRKMQDERKEFLKKVGRKLMRPRLNDETWLRITSLGGYREVGRSATLMMTRESKVLIDCGVAVSAEDGGSTPYLSAPELQPMDSIDAVVITHAHLDHCGLLPVLFKYGYEGPVYCTTPTRDMMSLLQLDFIKVAVGEAKKPPYESSHIREAVMHCIPLKYGETTDISPDVRLTLQNAGHILGSSIAHFHVGDGLYNVAFTGDMKFEKSWLFNACVNKFPRLETLVIEATYGGYHDMQPSRQDAGNQLREIVRATLSRGGKVLVPVFAVGRSQEVMLVLEDLMRNHQIQKAPIYLDGMIWEATAIHTAYPEYLNSQLRTQIFQMGENPFLSDIFKRVDSADMRETICNDPEPCIVLATSGMMNGGPVMEYFKAWCDNELSTITFVGYQAEGTMGRKIQKGWGEINLNDRGKQITLHMKMDVETVDGFSGHSDRRQLINYVSTLEPRPERIVICHGEDFKCSDLASTLYKKFGIETRAPLNLETIRLK